From a region of the Deltaproteobacteria bacterium genome:
- a CDS encoding RNA polymerase factor sigma-32: MNTAIALKRNDLDYYIAEINQYPLLSHDEEIELANRYRNHGDVASAHKLVVSNLRFVVKIAHQYRAYGLSLLDLIQEGNIGLMVAVKKFDPSKGYRLISYAVWWIRAQIRSFIVRSWSLVKLGTTYAQRKLFFSRKALGEYSEAGRDDDIQMQKNLATELGLKTKEIDEMELRLAARDFSLDANISQDSHNTYLDELSYQHQLSQEDELVEQEQKHLLRGEVAAAMGKLNEKERYVVEHRMLQDEPQTLQEIGNRFKVSRERVRQLEKRVVDKLRNALAKANGEEAAVSVAS, translated from the coding sequence ATGAACACGGCTATTGCCTTAAAACGTAACGATTTAGACTACTACATTGCTGAAATAAATCAATACCCATTGCTTTCGCACGATGAAGAAATTGAACTTGCGAATCGCTACCGTAATCATGGTGATGTGGCGTCTGCTCATAAATTAGTCGTATCTAATTTACGCTTCGTAGTAAAAATAGCCCATCAATATCGTGCTTATGGCTTATCCCTGCTTGATTTAATTCAAGAAGGCAACATCGGCTTAATGGTTGCGGTTAAAAAATTTGATCCCAGCAAAGGTTACCGTCTCATTTCATATGCCGTGTGGTGGATTCGCGCTCAAATTCGTTCTTTTATTGTACGTTCTTGGTCGTTGGTAAAACTTGGCACCACTTATGCACAACGTAAACTTTTTTTCTCTCGTAAAGCTTTAGGAGAATATTCTGAAGCTGGTCGTGATGACGACATTCAAATGCAAAAAAATTTAGCTACCGAACTTGGTCTAAAAACTAAAGAAATTGATGAAATGGAATTACGGTTAGCAGCTCGCGATTTCTCACTTGATGCTAATATATCACAAGATAGCCATAACACCTATTTGGATGAACTTTCTTACCAACATCAACTCTCTCAAGAAGATGAATTAGTTGAACAAGAACAAAAACATTTACTTCGTGGTGAAGTTGCTGCTGCAATGGGCAAACTAAACGAAAAAGAACGTTATGTGGTTGAACATCGTATGCTTCAAGACGAACCTCAGACACTACAAGAAATCGGCAATCGATTCAAAGTATCGCGCGAGCGTGTACGTCAACTTGAAAAACGAGTTGTAGATAAACTTCGTAATGCTCTCGCAAAAGCTAATGGCGAAGAAGCCGCTGTTAGTGTAGCATCATAA